The following proteins come from a genomic window of Triticum aestivum cultivar Chinese Spring chromosome 6A, IWGSC CS RefSeq v2.1, whole genome shotgun sequence:
- the LOC123131554 gene encoding protein disulfide isomerase-like 1-4, translated as MESWQVQPADPFPFPLPLPTRSPTLLARRPAMAAMPTPRSFLLLLLLATPFLLLPLAASAAVPTSNPDIDLEYLIKNAGLDDSTPSTPTDDPEDSAPDFPGLDADYDEDEDLFGDDDGSDESSQGPEVDEAHVLLLTAANFTAVLAARRHVMVEFYAPWCGHCRALAPHYAAAAAALAEQGVDVALAKVDATEEHDLAQAHDVQGYPTLLFFIDGVPRDYSGERTKDAIVAWISKKLGPAVQNLTAVDEAEKVVTGDDVAVLAFLDHLSGAHSDELAAASRLEDTISFYQTTSPDVAKLFHIDLEAKRPSVVLLKKEEEKLTVFDGEFRASAIAEFVSANKIPLITTLTQETAPAIFDNPIKKQILLFAVAKESSKFLPIIKETAKSFKGKLLFVFVERDNEEVGEPVANYFGITGHETTVLAYTGNEDAKKFFFSGEISLDTIKEFAQDFLEDKLTPSYKSDPVPESNDEDVKVVVGKSLDQIVLDESKDVLLEVYAPWCGHCQSLEPIYNKLAKYLRGIDSLVIAKMDGTNNEHPRAKPDGFPTILFYPAGKKSFEPITFEGDRTVVEMYKFLKKHAAIPFKLKRPDSSAAQTDDSSSTAEGEKSSSSNPKDEL; from the exons ATGGAGTCTTGGCAAGTCCAGCCGGCGGATCCATTTCCATTCCCACTCCCACTTCCCACACGCTCTCCCACGCTCCTCGCCCGCCGGCCGGCCATGGCGGCGATGCCGACGCCCCGATCTTtcctgctgctgctcctcctcgccacccccttcctcctcctccccctcgccgcctccgccgcagtCCCCACCTCCAACCCGGACATCGACCTGGAGTACCTCATCAAGAACGCCGGCCTCGACGACTCCACCCCGTCCACCCCCACCGACGACCCCGAGGACAGCGCTCCGGACTTCCCCGGCCTCGACGCCGACTACGACGAAGACGAGGACCTCTTCGGCGACGACGACGGGTCAGATGAGTCCTCCCAGGGCCCCGAGGTGGACGAGGCCCACGTGCTCCTCCTCACCGCCGCCAACTTCACCGCCGTCCTCGCGGCCCGCCGCCACGTGATGGTCGAGTTCTACGCGCCCTGGTGCGGCCACTGCCGCGCGCTGGCCCCccactacgccgccgccgccgccgccctcgccgagcAGGGCGTCGACGTGGCGCTGGCCAAGGTGGACGCTACCGAGGAGCACGACCTGGCGCAGGCGCACGACGTGCAGGGCTACCCCACCCTCCTCTTCTTCATCGACGGCGTGCCCAGGGACTACTCCGGCGAGAGGACCAA GGACGCCATTGTCGCTTGGATCAGCAAGAAGCTGGGCCCGGCGGTGCAGAACCTCACCGCCGTCGACGAGGCCGAGAAGGTCGTCACCGGCGACGACGTGGCCGTGCTCGCATTCCTCGACCACCTCTCG GGTGCTCACAGTGATGAGCTTGCTGCTGCTTCAAGGCTGGAAGATACCATCAGCTTTTATCAGACCACCAGCCCCGATGTAGCCAAGCTTTTCCACATTGACCTGGAAGCAAAGCGCCCGTCAGTAGTCCTGCTCAAGAAAGAGGAGGAGAAGCTGACCGTATTTG ATGGCGAGTTCAGAGCGTCTGCGATTGCCGAGTTTGTGTCGGCCAACAAAATCCCATTGATCACCACCCTCACACAGGAGACCGCCCCTGCGATTTTCGATAATCCAATCAAGAAgcaa ATTTTGCTTTTTGCTGTTGCGAAGGAGTCCTCAAAATTTCTGCCCATCATCAAGGAAACAGCAAAATCATTCAAGGGGAAG CTTTTATTTGTCTTTGTGGAGCGTGACAATGAGGAAGTTGGCGAACCTGTCGCCAATTACTTTGGAATCACTGGACATGAGACCACA GTTCTTGCTTACACTGGGAATGAAGATGCTAAGAAGTTCTTCTTCAGTGGTGAAATATCACTGGACACCATTAAG GAATTTGCTCAAGATTTCCTGGAGGACAAGCTCACACCATCCTACAAGTCTGACCCAGTACCTGAATCC AATGATGAGGACGTCAAAGTTGTTGTTGGCAAGAGTCTAGATCAAATAGTTCTGGATGAATCAAAAGATGTCCTTTTGGAG GTATATGCACCATGGTGTGGGCATTGTCAGTCACTGGAACCTATCTACAACAAGCTGGCCAAGTATCTCCGTGGCATCGACTCCCTTGTAATAGCCAAAATGGACGGCACTAACAATGAGCACCCTCGTGCCAAG CCCGATGGATTCCCCACGATACTCTTCTATCCAGCTGGGAAGAAAAGCTTTGAGCCT ATAACTTTTGAGGGGGACCGGACGGTGGTGGAGATGTACAAGTTCCTCAAGAAGCATGCCGCCATCCCATTCAAGCTGAAGCGCCCGGACTCGTCAGCGGCACAGACTGATGACTCAAGCTCGACGGCCGAGGGCGAGAAGAGCTCCAGTTCGAACCCGAAGGACGAGTTGTAG
- the LOC123131555 gene encoding uncharacterized protein encodes MAPQQESNKDDGAATTPAMEEEEEEHHRHGERPLLSACEQEDGSKPLPLLVKRRRRSSSLSRSSRSGEQGREEEAPGPRSLSFSRLFSSFRMMAASSTTMDIDELAAAEDGCAALNPQQQWRKPVCRTQSLPMTSISRRLPSRKRVADSSSLRRFRLSSAAPAPLPESASPPSSPSPSAEEGGDGEEVGEEEAVCRICMVALLEEEEEEEGGAGDGVLKLECRCKGELALAHRRCALKWFGIKGNPNCDVCGHDVLNLPVTLRRVAAPPPPPPPPLTAGNGNGGTSQEEEQEAREGRGLRGVWRHGTVILVTVSMLAYFCFLEQLLVGDHGNAAAALAVSVPFAVVLGTFSALTTAGMASSRRYVWAYSALQFLLVVLFTHLFYRYVNLQAVIAIILSAFAGFGVAICANAMLLQAARWRAAVAARHTPPPSSDLDIPQP; translated from the exons ATGGCTCCTCAGCAG GAGAGCAACAAGGACGACGGTGCCGCGACCACGCCGGcgatggaggaggaagaggaggagcaccATCGCCATGGCGAGCGGCCGCTGCTGTCGGCGTGTGAGCAGGAGGATGGCAGCAAGCCATTGCCATTgctggtgaagaggaggaggaggagcagcagcctGAGCAGATCGTCAAGGTCAGGCGAGCAGGGGCGGGAAGAGGAGGCGCCTGGCCCCCGGTCGCTGTCCTTCTCCAggctcttcagcagcttcaggatgatggccgcctcctccaccaccatgGACATTGACGAGCTAGCAGCCGCCGAAGACGGATGCGCAGCTCTCAACCCTCAGCAGCAGTGGAGGAAGCCGGTGTGCCGGACGCAGTCGCTGCCGATGACGAGCATCTCCAGGAGGCTCCCCAGCAGGAAGCGGGTGGCGGACTCGAGCTCCCTGCGCCGGTTCCGGCTGTCGTCGGCGGCGCCCGCGCCATTGCCGGAATCAGCGTCGCCGCCCTCTTCGCCGTCACCGTCGGCAGAAGAAGGAGGAGATGGAGAGGaggtgggggaggaggaggcggtgtgCCGTATCTGCATGgtggcgctgctggaggaggaggaggaggaggaaggaggggccgGCGACGGCGTGCTGAAGCTGGAGTGCCGGTGCAAGGGCGAGCTGGCGCTGGCGCACCGCCGCTGCGCGCTCAAGTGGTTCGGCATCAAGGGCAACCCCAACTGCGACGTCTGCGGCCACGACGTCCTCAACCTCCCCGTCACCCTCCGCCGCGTCGCCGCCCCTcccccaccaccacctcctcccctcACCGCCGGCAATGGCAATGGCGGCACcagccaagaggaagaacaagaagcaaGAGAGGGAAGAGGGTTGAGGGGCGTGTGGCGGCATGGCACGGTGATCCTGGTGACGGTGAGCATGCTGGCCTACTTCTGCTTCCTGGAGCAGCTGCTGGTGGGCGACCACggcaacgccgccgccgccctcgccgtctCCGTGCCCTTCGCCGTCGTGCTCGGCACCTTCTCCGCGCTCACCACCGCCGGGATGGCCTCCTCCCGCCGCTACGTGTGGGCATACTCGGCGCTGCAGTTCCTGCTCGTCGTCCTCTTCACCCACCTCTTCTACCGCTACGTCAACCTCCAGGCCGTCATCGCCATCATCCTCTCCGCCTTCGCCGGCTTCGGCGTCGCCATCTGCGCCAACGCCATGCTGCTCCAGGCCGCCCGCTGGAGGGCCGCCGTGGCCGCCCGCCACACCCCACCGCCGTCGTCAGACCTCGACATCCCTCAGCCATAG
- the LOC123131556 gene encoding ferredoxin-thioredoxin reductase catalytic chain, chloroplastic translates to MMSITSTAAAAAGSPVYTPLVSRGGRRSRCAVRAQAAGEGTAAADGAASEHKSLEIMRKFSEQYARRSSTFFCSDKSVTAVVIKGLADHKDQLGAPLCPCRHYDDKAAEAAQGFWNCPCVPMRERKECHCMLFLTPDNDFAGEDQAISLEEIKEATSKY, encoded by the exons ATGATGTCGAtcacctccaccgccgccgccgccgccggcagcccgGTCTACACGCCGCTCGTCTCCAGGGGCGGGCGGCGCAGCAGGTGCGCCGTCCGAGCCCAAG CGGCCGGAGAGGGGACAGCCGCCGCCGACGGGGCGGCGTCGGAGCACAAGTCGCTGGAGATAATGCGCAAGTTCTCGGAGCAGTACGCCCGCCGCTCCAGCACCTTCTTCTGCTCCGACAAGTCCGTCACCGCCGTCGTCATCAAG GGGCTTGCTGACCACAAGGATCAACTCGGAGCACCTCTCTGCCCCTGCAG GCATTACGACGACAAGGCCGCCGAGGCGGCACAAGGGTTCTGGAACTGCCCGTGCGTCCCCATGCGAGAAAG GAAGGAGTGCCATTGCATGCTTTTCCTTACGCCCGACAACGATTTTGCCGGAGAGGACCAG GCTATCAGCTTGGAGGAGATCAAGGAGGCGACGTCCAAGTACTAA
- the LOC123131557 gene encoding uncharacterized protein, translated as MRTQRAGSDRAPHRNLPPPPPPMPAVGARRSTRVFLPRAHKQAPRPPEPARVTRSAKRLAVSSHRHSHSHSHWLGWDRAAADVSDDDGDDEGPKPRTPSPEPPMSPRSFGAVYRRKRRQRPPPLAEPEDFGDGGSGRRFGIVFTRKHKRPKLAPFSHAGGRDILCSSSREFASRAGLLDNAHLLDGAAGSRSAVLVVIVDHAYSPGSFSRFLLPVLLWLRRRQRSHVRGLASFLLASPAVATAFASHGVHFIRLQRQRASALLLQRTMVVHCGWCELRGAGPSRQPVLSLNFSALPSYFQGLHSVIALRFIYLPAVIRRAMGLVGGAEEESYSRDHLEVDSGSPSTGDATPAVGSYGAVLDYVPLEQAPGVVLHGLRLKKHQRKRSSMRHPLSRRRRLTVRFSDKDFGVKEATVRSQTELQKPPLTGGPEVSEEPVQPKPAMEISLDLLENMDDSDVSTPMGPSGKQKRSFFKSPVDRTSERLALSEVRQNIDTFCCKANLLIIQADRCWREEGAEVMLELSNSNGWCVAVKLHGVTRVSLKPSEQRFYVVNRHTHAYVWAVEDGWKLEFPDKWDWLLFKELHIEGRERNSQGKIIPIPGVLEVSNGMGGTVADPFSRPVPDYIRTADDEVARALSRDSAYDMDSEDEEWLIQLKHGASDRRRTRLSQISYEDFEKLITLFEKDAYNNPEEANDVDQLLSRHPALGKGDNVLAIYEYWINKRDKKGTPLLRIFQGAPAVRRGRLSQKSSVKKKRSVKRPQRSQPGRGKPGFFLQGGEGEALQRVVEADRAAKQAVEKAVQLRSRAQALMERANLAAYKSVMAVRIAEAASVSNKCRDFVWRSLD; from the exons ATGAGGACGCAGCGGGCCGGATCTGACCGCGCACCGCACCGCAACCtccctccgcctccaccgcccatGCCGGCCGTCGGGGCGCGGCGCTCCACGCGCGTCTTCCTGCCCCGGGCGCACAAGCAGGCCCcgcgcccgccggagcccgccAGGGTCACGCGCTCCGCCAAGCGCCTCGCCGTCTCCTCCCACCGCCACTCCCACTCCCACTCCCACTGGCTCGGGTgggaccgcgccgccgccgacgtcagcgacgacgacggcgatgaCGAGGGCCCCAAGCCGCGCACGCCGTCGCCCGAGCCGCCCATGTCGCCCAGGTCCTTCGGGGCCGTGTATAGGCGCAAGCGCCGCCAGAGGCCGCCGCCGCTGGCCGAGCCGGAGGACTtcggcgacggcggcagcggcagGAGGTTCGGGATAGTCTTCACCAGGAAGCACAAGCGGCCAAAGCTCGCCCCTTTCAGCCATGCCGGCGGCCGCGACATCCTGTGCTCCTCGTCCAGGGAGTTCGCTTCAAGGGCCGGGCTCCTTGATAACGCTCATTTACTTGATGGCGCTGCCGGCAGTCGCAGTGCCGTGCTCGTCGTCATCGTGGACCACGCGTATTCCCCCGGGAGCTTCTCGCGCTTCCTCCTGCCCGTGTTGCTGTGGCTGCGCCGGCGCCAGCGGAGCCATGTCCGGGGCCTGGCCTCATTTCTTCTGGCCTCGCCGGCTGTCGCCACCGCGTTTGCGTCGCATGGGGTGCACTTTATCAGGCTCCAGCGCCAGAGAGCC AGTGCATTGCTGTTACAGCGGACTATGGTGGTGCACTGCGGGTGGTGCGAGCTCCGTGGTGCTGGCCCATCCCGGCAGCCAGTGTTGTCGCTCAACTTCTCGGCGCTTCCTTCTTACTTCCAGGGCTTGCATTCCGTGATAGCTCTTCGTTTCATATATCTGCCAGCCGTGATTCGCCGGGCCATGGGTTTGGttggaggagctgaagaagaatCGTATTCTCGAGATCATCTGGAGGTGGATTCTGGGTCTCCAAGCACCGGGGACGCTACACCTGCTGTTGGATCTTACGGAGCGGTTCTGGATTATGTGCCCCTTGAGCAAGCTCCAGGAGTAGTGCTGCATGGTCTGAGGCTGAAAAAGCACCAGAGGAAGCGAAGCTCGATGAGGCACCCCCTGAGCCGGCGCCGCCGTCTCACAGTGAGATTTTCTGACAAGGATTTTGGAGTGAAGGAGGCTACAGTGCGCTCTCAGACGGAACTGCAAAAGCCACCATTGACGGGTGGCCCTGAGGTTTCCGAGGAACCTGTCCAGCCCAAGCCAGCAATGGAAATTTCTCTTGATCTGCTTGAGAACATGGATGACAGCGATGTCTCGACGCCCATGGGACCAAGTGGGAAGCAAAAGAGATCCTTTTTCAAAAGCCCCGTTGATCGCACGAGTGAAAGGCTGGCTCTGTCCGAGGTTAGACAGAATATAGATACCTTCTGCTGCAAAGCAAACCTCTTGATTATTCAGGCTGATAGGTGCTGGAGGGAAGAGGGAGCTGAGGTTATGCTGGAACTATCAAACTCCAACGGGTGGTGCGTGGCTGTGAAGTTACATGGTGTCACTAGAGTCTCTCTTAAGCCATCGGAGCAGCGGTTCTATGTTGTCAACCGGCACACCCATGCCTACGTCTGGGCAGTCGAAGATGGATGGAAGCTTGAGTTCCCTGACAAATGGGACTGGCTTTTGTTCAAAGAACTGCATATCGAGGGACGGGAGCGCAATTCTCAGGGAAAGATTATCCCGATTCCAGGTGTGCTTGAGGTCTCCAATGGCATGGGAGGGACTGTAGCAGATCCTTTCTCACGCCCTGTGCCAGACTATATCAGAACGGCGGATGATGAGGTTGCGCGGGCCCTCTCGAGAGATTCAGCTTATGACATGGACTCGGAGGACGAAGAGTGGCTCATTCAGCTGAAGCATGGGGCCTCTGATAGAAGACGCACCCGTCTGAGCCAGATTTCCTACGAAGATTTCGAGAAATTAATAACCTTGTTCGAAAAGGACGCCTACAATAAtcctgaggaagctaatgatgtggATCAGCTTCTCTCCAGGCACCCTGCTTTAGGCAAGGGTGACAATGTCCTTGCCATATATGAATACTGGATTAATAAGAGAGATAAGAAAGGCACACCACTGCTTAGGATATTTCAG GGTGCACCTGCTGTAAGGCGAGGGCGGCTGTCGCAGAAATCTTCTGTAAAAAAGAAGAGATCTGTGAAGAGACCACAAAGAAGCCAACCTGGCCGAGGAAAGCCTGGATTCTTCTTGCAAG GTGGCGAAGGGGAGGCCTTGCAGAGGGTGGTGGAAGCCGACCGCGCTGCGAAACAGGCCGTAGAGAAGGCCGTTCAGCTGCGCAGCAGAGCCCAGGCCCTCATGGAGAGGGCCAACCTGGCGGCGTACAAGTCGGTGATGGCCGTGAGGATCGCGGAGGCCGCGAGCGTCTCTAACAAGTGCCGGGATTTCGTGTGGAGGAGCCTCGACTAG
- the LOC123131558 gene encoding FAM10 family protein At4g22670, giving the protein MDPSKLGELRSFVEACNKDPALLADPALAFFRDYLASLGATLPAAAAKPAPKARSMDDIDDDDDDEEDDQDMRDPTPEPDELDEEIVESDLELDDDGVVHPDHDDAPQKMGDSSVEVTEESRDASQEAKGQAMEAMSEGKLEEAIEHLTKAILLNPTSAIMYGTRASVFIKMKKPAAAIRDANAALEINPDSAKGYKTRGMANAMLGKWEEAARDLHAASNIDYDDEINAVLKKVEPNAHKIVEHRRKYDRLRKERAEKKAERDRLRRRAEAQAAYEKAKRKEQSSSRSSGGMPGGMPGGFPFPGGMGGMPGGFPGGMGGGFPGGMGGGMPAGMGGGMPAGMGGGMPAGMGGGMPGMGGGRGMGGGMPGAGGAPGNVDMGDILNDPDLMAAFGDPEVMAALQDVMSNPANLTKHQANPKVGPIIAKMMAKMNGNR; this is encoded by the exons ATGGATCCGTCCAAGCTGGGCGAGCTGCGCTCCTTCGTGGAGGCGTGCAACAAGGACCCGGCGCTCCTCGCCGACCCGGCCCTCGCCTTCTTCCGCGACTACCTCGCCTCCCTCGGCGccaccctccccgccgccgccgccaagcccgcgcCCAAG GCGAGGTCCATGGACGacatcgacgacgacgacgacgacgaggaggacgaccaGGACATGCGcgaccccacccccgagcccgacgAGCTCGACGAGGAGATCGTCGAGTCCGAcctcgagctcgacgacgacggcGTCGTCCACCCCGACCACGACGACGCGCCCCAGAAG ATGGGAGACTCTTCCGTCGAGGTGACCGAGGAGAGCCGTGACGCCTCCCAGgaagcaaagggccaggcaatggaaGCAATGTCAGAAG GGAAACTGGAAGAGGCCATTGAGCACCTCACCAAGGCTATACTGCTGAATCCAACCTCGGCAATCATGTACGGTACCAGAG CATCTGTGTTTATCAAAATGAAGAAGCCTGCTGCTGCCATCCGTGATGCGAATGCTGCTCTAGAG ATCAACCCAGACTCCGCAAAGGGCTACAAGACCCGTGGAATGGCTAATGCTATGCTTGGCAAGTGGGAGGAAGCTGCTCGTGATCTGCATGCCGCGTCAAACATTGACTATGATGATGAGATCAATGCTGTGCTCAAGAAG GTGGAGCCTAATGCACACAAGATAGTGGAGCATCGCAGGAAGTATGACAGGCTGAGGAAAGAGAGGGCGGAGAAGAAAGCTGAGCGTGACAGGCTTCGTCGCCGTGCCGAGGCACAG GCTGCTTATGAGAAGGCCAAGAGGAAGGAGCAATCATCAAGCCGCTCTTCAGGAGGCATGCCTGGTGGAATGCCCGGTGGCTTCCCATTCCCAGGAGGCATGGGTGGAATGCCTGGTGGCTTCCCCGGAGGAATGGGGGGTGGTTTCCCTGGAGGAATGGGTGGAGGTATGCCCGCAGGAATGGGTGGAGGTATGCCCGCAGGAATGGGGGGCGGTATGCCCGCAGGAATGGGAGGTGGTATGCCTGGAATGGGCGGTGGCAGAGGAATGGGAGGTGGTATGCCTGGAGCTGGAGGTGCTCCTGGGAATGTTGATATGGGTGACATCTTGAAT GACCCTGACCTGATGGCAGCATTTGGTGACCCAGAGGTTATGGCGGCCCTTCAAGATG TGATGAGCAACCCTGCCAACTTGACCAAGCACCAGGCGAACCCGAAGGTGGGGCCCATCATAGCCAAGATGATGGCCAAGATGAACGGGAACCGGTGA